One window of the Zymoseptoria tritici IPO323 chromosome 12, whole genome shotgun sequence genome contains the following:
- the MgOPT5 gene encoding oligopeptide transporter ((pfam PF03169 family) with 17 predicted transmembrane regions.), which translates to EEKLEVTAEEKAKLKEGLQDITLERTIKIIKELVYMHEADQNFSGETLNSMKDFLANPPIDDVPEKNETLRLMKLEALLATENSPYAEVRAVADPTDDPDMPCSTLRAWFLGIIFCCFGVFIDTLFAFRYPNISVSANVAQLVAYPAGTFLARVLPKWSFTICGQKFELNPGPFSAKEHMMITIMANVAFTSPYTVAIIPVQALPQYFNMPFARDRGYQICISLAVNLFGVGLAGVLRRFLVYPSVAIWPMALQYVALIKAFHSEKDEPVRGPLKRVYTWSREKIFLWATLFMGIYFMLPGYLFGAMSLFSWMTWISPNNIHLDAVAGVAGGLGLNPWPTFDWNLSGYSGLYMPTFSIVNQIVGVLIAAVMILVIWYSNAWQTGYLPINSNRTFDNTGSRFNVTKVLNSKGLFDEASYQQYSQPWFSAGYIVYTIWCFASYTAALSYVYFFYRQTIVRGFQAIWRQVRGKVEDGEVEEDIHYRLMKRYKEVPDWHYVILLIVPIVFGIAALTGWPTGASVGALFYGLLIPVIFILPIGIIQAVTGMPIAINTLAAIIGGLINAGNANGLIFFKCWAYISSWQALGFLSDLKLAHYVKVPPRTAFWCQIVATIIFAVVSSLQMNFIMAIKDVCTPDAPFRFTCPYQTSFFTVTLFYGVLSPKRLFGAGQRYSMMLLGFPLGFLLVFLYWLLQKKYPRSSFVRQIHPVMLCMGPVSFGAPYNLAFHLPNLYVNLFSFVYIRKRYLAFWSKWNYVISAAFSCGIAISALIIFFALQIPKDGNLVVNWWGNNVVNEGCEGSGGCPRLELGDSGTFGPASWS; encoded by the exons GAGGAGAAACTCGAAGTCACGGCTGAGGAGAAGGCCAAGCTGAAAGAAGGACTCCAAGACATCACCCTCGAGCGTACAATCAAGATCATCAAGGAGCTCGTGTACATGCACGAAGCCGATCAGAACTTCTCTGGAGAGACGTTGAATTCGATGAAAGACTTTCTTGCCAATCCGCCAATCGACGACGTACCGGAGAAGAATGAGACGCTCCGTTTGATGAAGCTCGAGGCTCTTTTGGCCACAGAGAATTCGCCCTACGCCGAAGTTCGTGCCGTCGCCGACCCCACTGACGATCCGGATATGCCGTGTTCGACTCTGCGAGCATGGTTTCTTGGCATCATCTTTTGTTGCTTCGGAGTCTTCATCGACACTCTGTTCGCGTTCCGCTATCCCAACATCAGCGTCAGCGCCAATGTCGCGCAGCTAGTGGCTTATCCCGCGGGAACGTTCCTCGCTCGTGTGCTGCCGAAGTGGAGTTTCACTATTTGCGGTCAGAAATTTGAATTGAATCCGGGCCCTTTCAGCGCCAAAGAACACATGATGATCACTATCATGGCAAACGTCGCCTTTACCTCGCCCTACACGGTCGCAATCATTCCGGTACAAGCTCTGCCACAGTATTTCAACATGCCATTTGCTCGGGATAGAGGGTACCAGATCTGTATCTCGCTCGCCGTCAACCTTTTCGGCGTCGGACTGGCTGGCGTGCTCAGACGATTCCTCGTGTATCCCTCTGTCGCCATCTGGCCAATGGCTCTGCAGTATGTCGCACTGATCAAGGCCTTTCACTCGGAAAAAGACGAGCCCGTGAGGGGTCCATTGAAACGAGTATATACCTGGTCTCGAGAGAAAATCTTCCTTTGGGCGACCCTGTTCATGGGCATATATTTCATGCTGCCTGG ATACCTCTTCGGTGCCATGTCCCTCTTCTCATGGATGACCTGGATCTCTCC CAACAACATCCATCTTGATGCAGTGGCCGGCGTCGCTGGAGGACTCGGTCTCAATCCCTGGCCTACTTTCGACTGGAATCTCTCAGGGTACTCGGGACTGTATATGCCAACGTTCTCCATTGTCAATCAGATAGTGGGAGTGCTCATCGCCGCCGTGATGATCCTCGTCATCTGGTACAGCAACGCCTGGCAGACGGGCTACCTTCCCATAAACTCCAACAGGACCTTCGACAATACTGGAAGTCGCTTCAATGTCACCAAGGTTCTCAACAGCAAGGGACTTTTCGACGAGGCCTCCTATCAGCAGTACTCGCAACCTTGGTTCTCGGCTGGCTATATCGTATATACCATCTGGTGCTTCGCGTCCTACACTGCTGCTTTGTCGTATGTATACTTCTTCTACCGGCAGACCATCGTGCGCGGCTTTCAAGCCATCTGGCGTCAAGTCCGCGGCAAAGTGGAAGACggtgaggttgaagaggACATTCACTACCGGCTCATGAAACGTTATAAGGAGGTCCCCGACTGGCACTACGTGATCCTCTTGATTGTCCCAATTGTCTTTGGAATCGCCGCCTTGACTGGATGGCCAACAGGAGCTAGCGTCGGCGCCTTGTTCTACGGACTGCTCATCCCCGTCATTTTCATCCTCCCCATCGGCATCATCCAAGCGGTCACTGGCATGCCCATCGCGATCAACACCTTGGCAGCCATCATCGGCGGTCTGATCAATGCAGGAAATGCCAACGGgctcatcttcttcaagTGCTGGGCCTACATATCCTCGTGGCAAGCACTTGGCTTCCTCAGCGACTTAAAACTGGCACACTATGTCAAAGTGCCTCCGAGAACGGCTTTCTGGTGCCAGATCGTCGCCACCATCATATTTGCCGTCGTATCATCCCTGCAAATGAACTTCATCATGGCCATCAAGGACGTCTGCACCCCGGACGCCCCGTTTCGATTTACCTGTCCATATCAGACCAGCTTCTTCACCGTCACTCTCTTCTATGGCGTCCTCTCGCCGAAGAGACTTTTCGGAGCAGGCCAGCGGTACAGCATGATGCTGCTCGGCTTTCCACtcggcttcctcctcgtcttcctctacTGGCTCCTTCAGAAGAAATACCCACGCTCATCTTTCGTGCGTCAGATCCACCCGGTCATGCTATGCATGGGTCCTGTCTCGTTTGGTGCGCCCTACAATCTGGCGTTTCATCTACCGAACCTCTACGTCAATCTCTTCTCGTTTGTGTACATCAGGAAGCGATACCTCGCTTTCTGGTCCAAG TGGAACTATGTCATCAGCGCGGCTTTTTCTTGCGGCATCGCTATCTCTGCCTTGATCATCTTCTTTGCATTGCAAATACCCAAGGATGGCAATCTTGTCGTCAACTGGTGGGGCAATAATGTCGTCAATGAAGGTTGCGAGGGCTCAGGAGGTTGTCCGCGACTCGAGCTTGGGGATAGTGGTACTTTTGGACCAGCCTCGTGGTCTTGA
- the MgCUT1 gene encoding cutinase (PF01083), with amino-acid sequence MRTSAFLLSTLAASAFAQDSVQIDLAQIANAQGSSVQKRGITSTELENGACKQITFIYARGSTEPGNMGIVPGPQTCDALKSQYGSGNVACQGVDGGKYSADLFGNFQPKGTYQAAIDEGSRLLKLANSKCPNTKIVAGGYSQGAALMASSISTLPTTVMNQIKGVVLYGYTKNKQNGGRIANFPTEKTKVICELGDFVCDGTLIITIAHLSYLDDVGTAKSFYVDRINNH; translated from the exons ATGAGAACATCTGCTTTCCTCCTCTCGACCTTAGCCGCATCGGCGTTTGCGCAGGATAGCGTACAGATCGACCTCGCTCAGATCGCCAACGCACAAGGTAGCAGTGTACAGAAGCGCGGCATTACCTCCACAGAGCTAGAGAATGGAGCTTGCAAACAGATCACTTTCATCTACGCTCGCGGGTCGACGGA ACCTGGTAATATGGGCATCGTTCCAGGACCACAGACGTGCGACGCTTTGAAGTCCCAGTACGGCTCAGGCAACGTCGCTTGCCAGGGAGTGGACGGAGGCAAATACAGCGCAGATCTGTTCGGCAATTTCCAACCGAAGGGAACCTATCAGGCTGCCATTGACGAGGGCTCGCGACTCCTCAAGCTTGCCAATAGCAAGTGTCCGAACACCAAGATCGTTGCAGGTGGCTATAG CCAAGGTGCGGCTCTCATGGCAAGCTCCATCAGCACACTGCCCACTACAGTAATGAACCAGATCAAGGGCGTCGTGCTGTATGGATACAccaagaacaagcagaatgGTGGTCGCATCGCGAACTTCCCGACAGAGAAGACAAAGGTCATCTGTGAACTCGGCGACTTCGTTTGCGATGGGACGTTGATCATCACTATTGCTCACTTGTCGTATCTCGATGATGTTGGCACAGCGAAGAGCTTTTACGTTGATAGGATCAACAATCATTAG